The Solanum lycopersicum chromosome 2, SLM_r2.1 DNA window AATACCAGTTCATGAGGGTTTTTCTTCCTAACACTAAGGCTAGGGATCTTCCTTTTATCCAGTTGTAGTAAACCTCTCATTTGCCTTGTGAGGCTATCAAGAGAGTTATAAGTCTTCTCATTTCCAGAGGGTAAGCTCAAGATAGTAAGTTTGTCAGCCACTTGATTGGCTGGCCTTAAGGCAGTGGTGAATAACTCAATCTGAATCTGGTAGAGCATTTTGTATATCCCTTGTTTTGTGAGTTGCCGTGGGATCTTGAAAAACCTCCCTGATGCATTATTGCAAGATATCAATGTTCGTTGAGGTGTTCTGCAGGGTGAAAAATCTGGAATGGATAATGTTcattaattttagttttcttaAAGTCCACATCCATATTCgttatttgaagtaaaggaaACATTTAGGATATTTAATGTTAACGGTTTCAGTTTTCTGGGCTGGAAACAAAGAAACATTCCAGCTCTTTAATGGggtgcaattttttttatggttttattTCCTCTACTTTTGCACTAGACTTGTTTTAACTGGATCAACGTAATGAGAATTTTGACTGTAACGAGATTTAACTTTCAGTCTGCAGACATTCCATGTACAAGATAATGCTTGTTAGGTAACACACGTTGTTTCTTTTTCTCATATTTTCTGCTCTTGGTTTCTTATGCAGACGTGGGTGAGAATGATTCAAGTCATTCAATGGATGAGGATCAAGCAAAAAAATCACCTGCACAGAAACGTAAAAGGCTCCTAAGGAGTTGTAGGAAAAGTTAGTATTACATTGAAACATGCCGTTTCTTCTTGTGCAGGTATCTTTATCGTATGTATTTGTTGTCGATATGCAGCGGCTTTTTGTTAGTACAGTCATATGTTGGGAAGAGGTCAtagtgaaatatgttattttgttGTACACCTTATATCAGAGAGATGTGCTATGACCGAACACTTGTCTTGAGTTATAAGTTTCAACTAGTACAAGTAAATCAAAGACACATAGATTGATACTTATTTGATCACAAATCAAATATGCATAACTGCTAGTAGCTTTTTCTTTTCCCGTTACTGTGAAGATAGTAAGGTAAGtatctgtttttcttttttggtagtAGACTGAATGAAAATATTGTAACGGAAAATGGAAGTGGGATTAAAGGAAcaatatttttactattcatTAAATGTCGCGCTCAATTATTGAAGGTAAATTCTCGtatcttttttttatgaagGGGTTAAATTTATCCTGATAGAGCAGAAGCGTGACGATACAGTTTATCATGCTCTATAGTAACAGGTACAGGAAAAAAACATGTGAAAAGAAAAGGAGATTTGAGATGAACGTCATACTTGATATTATCTCTTTTTACTCTCCCATCTAGTTCGGTTGAGTAGCGAATTTTGAACACGATAAACTTCCTTGGTCAATAAAAACAAAGAGATgctaaataaattgatttataaacCTGTATTTTCTCTTTGATTTGAATCTTAAACTAAGGATCTATAACTCTAGTCTACTAGACTATAATcactaaaagaaatattaaaagacacttgttaattatttgaattgacATTACTCTAATAACGAAATCAATGTATATTTAAATGGTTTTAGatgtatttctttttcaattgtcATTCTTCTTCCATTTAATCAAAGAACAGTACGATTTTACCATTAATGTTCCTACTAGTATATTTCTACATTAATATTTATGGgccattataaaataaaaatagactaaTACAACTCTTTTCAAATCTCTTATACGGTGACGGAACTAGAtctttacaaaataatatacaTTTGCATAACAAGTTAACAAACTTTTAACTTTAACTAATTATGTGACTATATTTAGCTAACTAATAATCAACTTATTTCTTTATTACATTTAAATTAGATAAACTGAAATAAAAGtgtaactaaataaaaatttaaaacaaaatgatcACATTTTTACCTAAATAGCACAGAAAATCGTTAGGAGTAaaacaaaatgattttttattctttacgTTTTTAACACAATTTTGaccaattttgtttttttcaaaaatgggatttaaattaattcatttcCAAATCTGTTTTGATTCTGAATGAAGCGGTTTTTGTTTtctgaaaactataaatagagcaCAGTACTACCGATGGAGTAGTGAAAATAGAGCGAAAAAAATCAGTTCAAAGCATCAATGGAAAACGTGGGATCAACCTCCGCCGCCGACGATAATACGCCGGCGCAACCAATCTCCTCCTCGACTCCTCTGGTCCCTTCATTTCCGGACCCTTCCGTCAGTACAACTGAATCGTGGAAACGCGGAAGACCAAACCCTGGGGTGACTACTCCTCCACCGTCTCAGGTCGCCGGCGGTGGACTTTCGTCTTCTGCGCAGCTGCAGGCAGATGAAACGGCGGTTTCTACTGGGAATAAGCAGCAAAGCGTTGATTTGGGTAAATTTATATGAAGTGAACTTCTGTACTCTACACATGTCTAATTATTTCtgtatttgtttatttgtgttACAACTAGCCTTgctttacttttattattagcGCTACAATTCTTTATACCATATGAATATTTGTCCTCGATTTGTGTGATTCTTGTTGAGTTTTCTTCTGCAAAATGTTGAATAATTGCCTGCTTTCATACTAGTATAAAGAAGccattcttgttctttttaacCCTTTCCTCTGGTGTTCATTTTACTGTGTATTTCTTCATTGCAATTTGGAAATTGAATATTAAAGATTTATTTTGCCCTTCCAATTTCCCTGTTAGCATACTTTGATATGATGTTCAACAGAAAACGTCTCATTCCCTCTCTTATGCTATTCGCCAAAtctgaatttgaaatttaatagcTGATGATTTGTAATTTGGAGTTAAACAGTCTTGGTATGTTCTTTCTACCAAATCTCAAGTCACTCTTCTTGCAGGATCAGAAGTAGCCGCTCTTGGATTTATGCAATCACACGTGATCAACATAAAAACTGGGGAGGTGTGGTCTTAATTAACCTCTCTTTTGATCAGCATGTATTTGTTTATCTTATCAGTAGAAACAACGAGAATATAGTATATAATGTTTCTTTATATaggaaataatattttctcaatatctttctttactttatttaatCTGGCCTTTTGGCTTCTCAGGATATATTGGTCAAAATAATGTCATTCTGCGAAAGTACCTCTAAATCAGTGTGTGTTCTGTCAGCCAATGGTTCCACATCTAGTGTATCACTTCGCCGACCATATCAATCTGTAACATATAAGGTGTGTATGTATTTCCATGTTTATATTTGAGAGTGGGTGTGGACATGTATCAAGTTTATCATGTATTTTGCCTCGTGTGCTGATCTACCTTAGATTTTATCATTTATGTCGTAGTATGTAACCCCTCGACCAAATGTTTGACACTTTTGGCTGGATATACTTCAGTACCATCACATGCCTCGATAGTATCACATTCTGATAACAAAAGAATTGTTGTTTAACTGGTGCAGGGAGTGTACGACATCCTTAGTCTGACTGGTTTCTTCTTTGTCTTGGAATCTGGTGGTCGACACAGCAGAGAAGGTGGCTTGACTGCGATACTTGGTAATGAAGAAGATGGTGATGTTTGGGGAGGCAATGTGGATGGGCTCTTTACAGCAGCAACTGATGTTCAGGTTTGacatagaaaattttcaaagataGTGTCTGAATTAGCTCTACTTCCATCAGCATATTGAAATCCAATTATGGTGCAGGTTATTGTTAGTAGCTTCAGCACAGGAAAACAGGTGCAGTCAGACAACTTTGGTACACCAGCAAAATTAAGTCCTATGTCAGTTGGAAGTTTAAGTGGGTCTGTGAGCCCTGATAGTCCGCTCATTGTAACTAGTAAGAGAAGCCCTACTGGAGTTGCTACTCGGTTGCTCTTTTAAAAAAGGGATGTCATAATACCATTGGAAAAGCTGTGTAATGTGAAAATGGATTCTGCAGCTTAGCAattctttttcatattgatTGAGCAACAGTGTACAAATATGTTTCAGATTTATGCACAGAAAACATTATTCTACTTTTACTTCACAGCTTCTTCATTCCTTATTTACTAGTATTTCGTTATTCCAGATTACTTGTTTTCGGGAAAAGGCCTAAGAATATCCCATAACCTATTGGAAATGGTTCAAAGATATCCTCCTTTCACCTTTTGGTCTAAAATAACCCCCCACTTTTGTTTTTGGATCCAAGATACTCCTCCTTCAATCTTTTGATCTAAAAATACTCTCAAACGTATTTATTATATCATAGAATAAAAAGTTTGTTTATGACCTAGAAtacattttttacttattttttacaGATTGTAATTTCCATTTCATCTAGTTTCCTCAATATGTTCAAAACGGGTACTTTAAACCCACAAATTCATATGATGCTTACTCGCTTGATGTAAAGTAACAATTTAGTTTTTACATTACTTTAACATAGTCCTAATTtgtaaataaaaactaaaaacaaagaAATGCGAGCGGATTTATAAACCTACATTTTCTCTTTgatttgaatctcaaaataagAATCAAACTCCATAATCACTAAacttagatataaaaaaaatagatgcaATTTTACCATAACTGGTCCTTTACAAACCCttattttcataacattaaAGTTAAGTTATTGAATGCTACTATATctctacattattattattgattaaagTTAGACGGAtgattaaagaaattaaaatttctttggtCATTTgtaaaatgaatatattaaaataattttaaaaaaatctcttatACGGTGATGAAATTAAGAACGCAAGTAACAATTAAGGGAAGtaacaaattattaaaagaagAATTTATGTGCAGCTTTATAATTGTAAAATGATTGTATATTCCAATTGTGTAACAACTTAACAGAGttctaactaactaattatgtgacttaaaattaattacaaGTATAATGAAAGtcattaaatttctttttttaaaacaaaatagcaCAGAAAATCGGTATgagtaaataaaaatgattttttattctttctgtTTTTTAACCCAGTTTtggttttatcaaaaatgattttttattctttatttccAATCTGTTTGCTTCTAAATAAAACGGTTTCTGTTTTTGCGAAACTATAAATACAGCACAGTACTACTGATGGAGTAGTAACAGTACGTGAAAATAGAGCGAAAATCAATGGAAAACGTGGGATCGCCCTCCGCCTCCGACGATGGTACGCCGGTGCAACCCATCTCCTCCTCGACTCCTCCGGTGCCGTCATTTCCAGCTCTCCTAGGCACCACCGTTAGTGGACTTTCGTCTTCTACGGCTGATGTAGAGACTACTCCTCAGGTCGCCGGCTGTGGACTTTCGTCTTCTATGGCAGAGGTACAGAGTACTCCTTCAACGTCTCAGTTCGCCGGCAGTGGACTTCCGTCTAGTCTTTCAATGTCCGGCGGTGGACTTTCGTCTTCTACGGTAGATGGAGAAAGTGCTCCTTCAACGTCTCAGGTCGCTGGCAGTGGACTTTCATCTTCTACGCAGCCGCAGGCAGATGAAGCGGCAGTTTCTAGTGGTAAATTTACTTCTATACTCTGCACATGTCTAATTATTTCTGTATTTGTTTATTTGCGTTACCACTTGCATTgctttacttttattattaggGCTATTTGTACCAAGACTTATATAGTAGCTACCAGTTTGACAGTTTTCTGCTCGATTAATTTGAATTTCTGGATTATTATTAAACTAATTTTCTTCTGCAAAATCTTTTTTCCAGTTGAATATTCTTCtgtatttgt harbors:
- the LOC101266588 gene encoding AT-hook motif nuclear-localized protein 1 translates to MENVGSTSAADDNTPAQPISSSTPLVPSFPDPSVSTTESWKRGRPNPGVTTPPPSQVAGGGLSSSAQLQADETAVSTGNKQQSVDLGSEVAALGFMQSHVINIKTGEDILVKIMSFCESTSKSVCVLSANGSTSSVSLRRPYQSVTYKGVYDILSLTGFFFVLESGGRHSREGGLTAILGNEEDGDVWGGNVDGLFTAATDVQVIVSSFSTGKQVQSDNFGTPAKLSPMSVGSLSGSVSPDSPLIVTSKRSPTGVATRLLF